In the Deinococcus ficus genome, one interval contains:
- a CDS encoding Bug family tripartite tricarboxylate transporter substrate binding protein: MKHPVKTALLAALALSLPAAQAQTLNNLRIMAPASPGGGWDQTSRAIQTVLQNQGIAKPVQVFNVPGAGGTIGLAQLYNAKGDGSQMMTMGLVMVGAILTNGSKVDLSRVTPIARLTGEYEVMVVPASSPYKTFKDLAAAWKTNNGLAIAGGSAGGTDHILVGLLAKSAGVDSRKMNYVPFSGGGETLAAVLGNQVAAAVAGYGEFEAQIKAGKLRAIGISSAKRQAGIDAPTFKEQGFNVELSNWRGIVAPPGISSTEKANLVAAMDKLHASKEWKDLLKTRGWIDLYMSGSKYDVFLKTESARIKGVLKDIGLVK; encoded by the coding sequence ATGAAGCACCCCGTGAAGACTGCCCTGCTCGCCGCCCTGGCCCTCTCCCTGCCCGCCGCGCAGGCCCAGACCCTGAACAACCTGCGCATCATGGCGCCCGCCAGCCCCGGCGGCGGCTGGGACCAGACCAGCCGCGCCATCCAGACCGTGCTGCAGAACCAGGGCATCGCCAAGCCCGTGCAGGTCTTCAACGTGCCCGGCGCGGGCGGCACCATCGGCCTGGCGCAGCTGTACAACGCCAAGGGCGACGGCAGCCAGATGATGACCATGGGCCTCGTGATGGTCGGCGCGATCCTCACGAACGGCAGCAAGGTGGACCTCAGCCGCGTCACGCCCATCGCCCGCCTCACCGGCGAGTACGAGGTGATGGTCGTGCCCGCCAGCAGCCCCTACAAGACCTTCAAGGACCTCGCCGCCGCCTGGAAGACCAACAACGGCCTGGCCATCGCCGGCGGCAGCGCGGGCGGCACCGACCACATCCTGGTGGGCCTGCTCGCCAAGAGCGCCGGCGTGGACTCCCGCAAGATGAACTACGTGCCCTTCAGCGGCGGCGGTGAGACGCTCGCGGCGGTGCTGGGCAACCAGGTGGCGGCGGCCGTCGCCGGGTACGGCGAGTTCGAGGCGCAGATCAAGGCCGGCAAACTCCGCGCCATTGGGATCAGCTCCGCCAAGCGTCAGGCGGGCATCGACGCGCCCACCTTCAAGGAGCAGGGCTTCAACGTGGAGCTCTCCAACTGGCGCGGCATCGTGGCCCCTCCCGGCATCAGCTCGACCGAGAAGGCCAACCTGGTCGCCGCGATGGACAAGCTGCACGCCAGCAAGGAATGGAAGGACCTGCTCAAGACCCGCGGCTGGATCGACCTGTACATGAGCGGCAGCAAGTACGACGTCTTCCTGAAGACCGAGTCCGCCCGCATCAAGGGCGTCCTGAAAGACATCGGCCTGGTGAAGTAA
- a CDS encoding glycoside hydrolase family 13 protein has protein sequence MSDVQPYPSEPLSSFQPHPVTPEWVKDAVFYQIFPDRFARSGRIQGLNLQPWGDAPHFHRYMGGDLWGVIEKLDYLRDLGVTALYFCPVFQSASNHRYHTHDYYRVDPMLGGNEALRALVDEAHARGIRVVLDGVFNHASRGFFQFNDLLEQGESSAYRDWFHVEGWPLQPYDDTRPANYAAWWGNRALPKFNTDNEQVREFLWSVAEYWIRFGIDGWRLDVPNEIDDDSFWQEFRRRVKAINPDAYIVGEIWGDAHRWLAGDQFDAVMNYHFTRPCLGFFGARTLANEMNEASGTGQVLPLDAGAFAARMDAVTRMYHPEIVKAQLNLLDSHDTARYLSAVGGDVTAHHLALVFQFTYVGVPCLYYGDEIGLPGGPDPDCRRAFPWDEAAWNQGTLTLVRRLAAARQQSRALQRGDFQIVHAHGDGLVFSRTHGDERAVIAMNAGREPCDLPLGLRAATPGQTAAFVDVLTGRRHQLGADAQVSVPARGAVLLVPDGVASGPGTAAALATSAG, from the coding sequence ATGTCCGACGTTCAGCCTTACCCCTCCGAGCCCCTGTCCTCGTTTCAGCCGCATCCGGTCACGCCGGAGTGGGTGAAGGACGCGGTCTTCTACCAGATCTTCCCGGACCGCTTCGCGCGCAGCGGGCGCATTCAGGGCCTGAACCTGCAGCCGTGGGGGGACGCGCCGCACTTTCACCGGTACATGGGCGGGGACCTGTGGGGCGTGATCGAGAAACTGGATTACCTGCGGGACCTGGGCGTCACGGCGCTGTACTTCTGCCCGGTGTTCCAGTCGGCAAGCAACCACCGTTACCACACGCACGACTACTACCGCGTGGATCCCATGCTGGGCGGCAACGAGGCGCTGCGCGCGCTGGTGGACGAGGCGCACGCGCGCGGCATCCGCGTGGTGCTGGACGGCGTGTTCAACCACGCCAGCCGGGGCTTTTTCCAGTTCAACGACCTGCTGGAGCAGGGCGAGAGCAGCGCGTACCGCGACTGGTTCCACGTGGAGGGCTGGCCGCTGCAGCCGTACGACGACACCCGCCCTGCGAACTACGCGGCGTGGTGGGGCAACCGGGCGCTGCCGAAGTTCAACACGGACAACGAGCAGGTGCGGGAGTTCCTGTGGAGCGTGGCGGAGTACTGGATCCGCTTCGGCATTGACGGCTGGCGTCTGGACGTGCCGAACGAGATCGACGACGACAGCTTCTGGCAGGAGTTCCGGCGGCGGGTGAAGGCCATCAACCCGGACGCGTACATCGTCGGGGAGATCTGGGGGGACGCGCACCGCTGGCTGGCCGGCGACCAGTTCGACGCCGTGATGAACTACCACTTCACGCGGCCCTGCCTGGGCTTCTTCGGCGCGCGCACCCTGGCGAACGAGATGAACGAGGCGAGCGGCACGGGGCAGGTGCTGCCGCTGGACGCCGGGGCGTTCGCGGCACGCATGGACGCCGTGACCCGCATGTACCACCCGGAAATCGTGAAGGCGCAGCTGAACCTGCTGGACTCGCACGACACCGCCCGGTACCTCTCGGCGGTGGGTGGGGACGTCACGGCGCACCACCTGGCGCTGGTGTTCCAGTTCACGTACGTGGGCGTGCCGTGCCTGTACTACGGCGACGAGATCGGCCTGCCGGGCGGCCCGGACCCGGACTGCCGCCGCGCGTTCCCCTGGGACGAGGCCGCGTGGAACCAGGGCACGCTGACCCTGGTGCGGCGCCTCGCGGCCGCCCGGCAGCAGAGCCGGGCGCTGCAACGGGGCGATTTCCAGATCGTGCACGCGCACGGTGACGGGCTGGTGTTCAGCCGCACGCACGGCGACGAGCGGGCCGTGATCGCCATGAACGCCGGGCGGGAGCCGTGCGACCTGCCGCTGGGCCTGCGTGCGGCCACGCCAGGGCAGACGGCGGCCTTCGTCGACGTCCTGACCGGGCGGCGCCACCAGCTGGGCGCGGACGCGCAGGTGTCCGTCCCAGCGCGCGGCGCGGTGCTGCTCGTGCCGGACGGCGTGGCCAGCGGGCCCGGCACCGCCGCGGCCCTGGCGACCAGCGCCGGCTGA
- a CDS encoding response regulator: MNAPPAALPVRVLLVEDDLRVARINRDLLERDPDVHVVGSAGSCQQGDALAQALDPDLILLDVHLPDGSGLGLLRHWRAQGRTTDVALITAADDEPSIRIALAHGAFDYLIKPFTGARLADLLARHRARRLPSGPRRDQGSVDRLLGVQGSAAEPLPRGVDPHTLERVHTVLNGAGRALTAEETGEAVGLSRVTAWRYLEHLTRTGRAALEHQYGQAGRPTKRYRATGTPDQPEH, encoded by the coding sequence GTGAACGCCCCGCCGGCCGCGCTGCCCGTGCGGGTCCTGCTGGTCGAGGACGACCTGCGGGTCGCGCGCATCAACCGCGACCTTCTCGAACGCGACCCGGACGTGCACGTGGTCGGCAGCGCCGGAAGCTGCCAGCAGGGCGACGCGCTGGCGCAGGCGCTCGACCCGGACCTGATCCTGCTGGACGTGCACCTCCCGGACGGCAGCGGCCTGGGCCTGCTGCGGCACTGGCGCGCGCAGGGCCGGACCACCGACGTCGCCCTGATCACCGCCGCGGACGACGAACCCAGCATCCGTATCGCACTGGCGCACGGCGCCTTCGACTACCTGATCAAGCCGTTTACCGGCGCCCGCCTCGCGGACCTGCTCGCCCGGCACCGCGCCCGGCGCCTTCCCAGCGGCCCGCGCCGCGACCAGGGCAGCGTGGACCGGCTGCTGGGCGTGCAGGGCAGCGCCGCCGAGCCACTCCCGCGCGGCGTGGACCCCCACACACTGGAACGCGTGCACACCGTCCTGAACGGCGCAGGCCGTGCCCTGACCGCCGAGGAGACCGGCGAGGCCGTCGGCCTGAGCCGCGTGACCGCCTGGCGGTACCTGGAGCACCTCACCCGGACCGGCCGGGCCGCGCTGGAACACCAGTACGGGCAGGCGGGCCGCCCCACCAAACGCTACCGGGCCACCGGCACCCCGGATCAGCCCGAACACTGA
- a CDS encoding response regulator transcription factor has protein sequence MASSAPADPLATAPHVLLVEDNHAVRVMQRFLLARAGLRVTECGDFASAWAALRAEPPAVLVLDLNLPGGSGLDLLPEVDRARTRVLIMSAMTQQHKAAQMEVQADAFLAKPFDPEVFTRLVLQLVQAAGGGPTGPGAPDPV, from the coding sequence ATGGCTTCCTCCGCGCCTGCCGACCCGCTCGCGACGGCCCCTCATGTGCTGCTGGTGGAGGACAACCACGCCGTGCGGGTCATGCAACGCTTCCTGCTGGCGCGCGCGGGCCTGCGTGTCACCGAGTGCGGGGATTTCGCTTCGGCGTGGGCGGCGCTTCGGGCGGAACCGCCGGCAGTGCTGGTGCTGGACCTGAACCTGCCGGGCGGCAGTGGTCTGGACCTGCTGCCGGAGGTGGACCGGGCCCGGACGCGGGTGCTGATCATGAGCGCCATGACCCAGCAGCACAAGGCTGCGCAGATGGAAGTGCAGGCCGACGCGTTCCTGGCCAAGCCTTTCGACCCGGAGGTGTTCACGCGCCTCGTGTTGCAACTGGTGCAGGCCGCCGGAGGCGGCCCCACGGGCCCCGGTGCGCCGGATCCGGTGTGA
- a CDS encoding GNAT family N-acetyltransferase produces the protein MQTLHRQLSPHSPELEDGVACATFQTMPDDPRMQVLVAECSGLLGTVTLAIVPNLTQGARPCARIENVVTRANIRGQWVGTALMRAAVTHAQAQGVYKVMLITGRTAPEVHRRYRGPGFQADATAYRLRPGSPSLERQKTAP, from the coding sequence ATGCAGACGCTGCACCGCCAGCTCAGTCCGCACTCCCCCGAGCTGGAGGACGGCGTGGCCTGCGCGACCTTTCAGACCATGCCGGACGACCCCAGAATGCAGGTGCTGGTCGCGGAGTGCAGCGGGTTGCTGGGCACCGTCACGCTGGCTATCGTGCCCAACCTCACGCAGGGCGCCCGGCCCTGCGCCCGGATCGAGAACGTGGTCACGCGCGCAAACATACGCGGACAGTGGGTTGGCACCGCCCTGATGCGGGCGGCCGTCACCCACGCTCAGGCGCAGGGCGTGTACAAGGTCATGCTGATCACGGGCCGCACGGCCCCGGAAGTGCACCGCCGGTACAGAGGGCCAGGTTTTCAGGCCGACGCGACCGCCTACCGCCTGCGCCCCGGAAGTCCCTCGCTGGAAAGACAAAAAACCGCGCCTTAA
- a CDS encoding HD domain-containing protein — MFRRRLALPPFPPGGLLVGGAARDWLRGVTPKDYDWAVPDPAGAARVMAEVLGGAAFPLDEERGYWRVSAAGGVQHDFVPLPADVEADLWRRDFTVNALAVLEGGRVLDVVGGRADLRARRVRMVSAGNLRADPLRVWRAARFEVTLGFRLDRATEEAVRAVVADLGAGRLPFPAWERVRDEVHALLNHPEAARGVLRLEELGLLALTVPELREGLGVEQGGFHHLDVFGHGVEALHQLLARVPDAGLALRWAALLHDVGKPRARAMDGVTGRVSFHGHDRVGRELTADILSRLRVPAADVRHAAALVGAHMLPLPAGEREARRFVHRRRALLPDLLSVMLADREAARGPMSTPGSRHAYALGMERVLSALEVQPAEPPPLLDGREVMALLNLPPGPGVGAALRVLAEAAALGEVRDAPGARAFLRAWAAERAGGPG, encoded by the coding sequence ATGTTTCGCCGCCGCCTAGCCCTACCGCCGTTCCCGCCCGGGGGGCTGCTAGTGGGCGGCGCGGCGCGCGACTGGCTGCGGGGGGTCACGCCGAAGGATTACGACTGGGCGGTGCCGGACCCGGCGGGTGCGGCCCGGGTGATGGCGGAGGTGCTGGGCGGCGCGGCGTTCCCACTGGACGAGGAGCGGGGGTACTGGCGGGTGTCGGCGGCGGGCGGGGTGCAGCATGATTTCGTGCCGTTGCCGGCGGACGTCGAAGCGGACCTGTGGCGGCGGGATTTCACGGTGAACGCGCTGGCGGTCCTGGAGGGCGGGCGGGTGCTGGACGTGGTGGGGGGCCGCGCGGACCTGCGGGCGCGGCGGGTGCGGATGGTGTCGGCCGGGAACCTGCGGGCGGATCCGCTGCGGGTGTGGCGGGCGGCGCGGTTCGAGGTGACGCTGGGGTTCCGGCTGGACCGCGCGACGGAGGAGGCGGTGCGGGCGGTGGTGGCGGACCTGGGGGCGGGCCGGCTGCCGTTTCCGGCGTGGGAGCGGGTGCGGGACGAGGTGCATGCGCTGTTGAACCACCCGGAGGCGGCGCGGGGGGTGTTGCGGCTGGAGGAGCTGGGGCTGCTGGCGCTGACGGTGCCAGAGTTGCGGGAGGGCCTGGGGGTGGAGCAGGGCGGTTTTCATCATCTGGACGTGTTCGGGCATGGGGTGGAGGCGCTGCACCAGCTGCTGGCGCGGGTGCCGGACGCGGGGCTAGCGCTGCGCTGGGCGGCGCTGCTGCACGATGTCGGCAAGCCGCGGGCGCGGGCGATGGACGGGGTGACGGGCCGGGTGAGTTTTCACGGGCATGACCGGGTGGGCCGGGAGTTGACGGCGGACATCCTGTCGCGGCTGAGGGTGCCGGCGGCGGACGTGCGGCACGCGGCGGCGCTGGTGGGGGCGCACATGCTGCCCCTGCCGGCCGGGGAGCGGGAGGCGCGGCGGTTCGTGCACCGCCGCCGGGCGCTGCTGCCGGACCTGCTGAGCGTGATGCTCGCGGACCGGGAGGCGGCGCGCGGGCCGATGAGTACGCCGGGCAGCCGGCACGCGTACGCGCTGGGCATGGAGCGGGTGCTCTCTGCCCTGGAGGTGCAGCCGGCCGAACCGCCTCCGCTGCTGGATGGGCGGGAGGTGATGGCCCTGCTGAACCTGCCGCCGGGGCCGGGGGTCGGGGCGGCGCTGCGGGTGCTGGCGGAGGCGGCGGCGCTGGGTGAGGTCCGGGACGCGCCGGGCGCGCGGGCGTTCCTGAGGGCGTGGGCGGCGGAGCGGGCCGGGGGGCCGGGGTAG
- a CDS encoding ATP-binding protein encodes MTALAPAPPRRSRLGRLLLGAPGRGLQGRLVRLHLLVLCTMTALLVLVQTVQFYGAARERIGERALTTSRIVAQLPVVYRGAEAGTQSPALNAQVNDLLDETGADFIVVGNRQGIRLAHPVAARLGRPMEGGDNVLPFAGREVVSVARGSLGLSVRGKVPVWAGGVKGSRVVGVVSTGYLMPQAWHLVRQSLLSLAPWFLLALGLGTLGATWAARRLRAEILNLEPEQIAALVRQQRAVLAALREGVLAVGNSGDPDMVTLASERAAEALGARPTPYPLADAWPELAALTAGRRPTRQQNLELTLRGEPYLVNLEPLEGGGFIAGFRDRAQAVALAEELTHARGFVDVLRAQTHEYQNRLHVLSGLLQLGRSDEALRVLNAEIRADSDFRQLLRDVQVPRLVALLAGKRERAQELGIEFQVAEGSNLSPVWERHADTLVTAVGNLTENAFEALRGQPGQVTVLIGEDPEGMQVEVEDSGPGVPPEVVTRLYTRGASSKGDGRGYGLAGVHARVQALGGTLHHARRGERTVFQVSLPAPHGAAPLPAGSSA; translated from the coding sequence ATGACCGCCCTGGCCCCCGCCCCCCCCCGCCGCTCGCGTCTGGGCCGCCTGCTGCTCGGCGCGCCCGGCCGGGGCCTGCAGGGCCGGCTGGTGCGGCTGCACCTGCTGGTGCTGTGCACCATGACGGCCCTGCTGGTGCTGGTGCAGACCGTGCAGTTCTACGGCGCGGCGCGGGAACGCATCGGCGAGCGCGCCCTGACCACCAGCCGCATCGTGGCGCAGCTGCCCGTGGTGTACCGCGGCGCGGAGGCCGGCACGCAGAGCCCGGCCCTGAACGCCCAGGTGAACGACCTGCTGGACGAGACCGGCGCGGACTTCATCGTGGTGGGGAACCGCCAGGGCATCCGGCTGGCCCACCCGGTCGCCGCGCGGCTGGGGCGGCCCATGGAGGGCGGCGACAACGTCCTGCCGTTCGCGGGGCGCGAGGTGGTCAGCGTGGCGCGCGGCAGCCTGGGCCTGAGCGTGCGCGGCAAGGTGCCGGTCTGGGCGGGCGGCGTGAAGGGCTCGCGGGTGGTGGGCGTGGTCAGCACCGGGTACCTGATGCCGCAGGCCTGGCACCTCGTGCGCCAGAGTCTCCTGAGCCTCGCGCCGTGGTTCCTGCTGGCCCTCGGCCTGGGCACGCTGGGCGCCACCTGGGCCGCGCGGAGGTTGCGGGCCGAGATCCTGAACCTGGAACCCGAACAGATCGCCGCGCTGGTCCGGCAGCAGCGGGCCGTGCTGGCCGCCCTGCGCGAGGGCGTGCTGGCCGTCGGGAACAGCGGCGACCCGGACATGGTGACGCTCGCCTCCGAACGCGCCGCGGAGGCCCTGGGCGCCCGGCCCACCCCGTACCCCCTGGCGGACGCCTGGCCGGAACTCGCCGCACTCACCGCCGGGCGCCGCCCCACCCGGCAGCAGAACCTGGAACTTACCCTGCGCGGCGAACCGTACCTCGTGAACCTGGAGCCCTTGGAGGGCGGCGGGTTCATCGCGGGCTTCCGGGACCGGGCGCAGGCGGTGGCGCTGGCGGAGGAACTCACGCACGCCCGCGGCTTCGTGGACGTGCTGCGCGCCCAGACGCACGAGTACCAGAACCGCCTGCACGTCCTGTCCGGCCTGCTGCAGCTGGGCCGCAGCGACGAGGCGCTGCGCGTCCTGAACGCCGAGATCCGCGCCGACAGCGACTTCCGGCAGCTGCTGCGCGACGTGCAGGTGCCGCGGCTGGTGGCGCTCCTCGCCGGGAAACGCGAGCGGGCGCAGGAACTCGGCATCGAATTTCAGGTCGCGGAGGGCAGCAACCTCTCCCCGGTGTGGGAGCGGCACGCCGACACCCTGGTGACCGCGGTCGGGAACCTGACCGAGAACGCCTTCGAGGCCCTGCGCGGCCAGCCGGGGCAGGTCACCGTCCTGATCGGCGAGGACCCCGAGGGCATGCAGGTCGAGGTGGAGGACAGCGGCCCCGGCGTGCCGCCCGAGGTCGTGACGCGGCTCTACACCCGCGGGGCGAGCAGCAAGGGCGACGGCCGCGGGTACGGTCTGGCCGGCGTGCACGCCCGCGTGCAGGCGCTGGGCGGCACCCTGCACCACGCCCGCCGCGGGGAGCGCACCGTGTTCCAGGTGAGCCTGCCTGCCCCGCACGGTGCCGCGCCCCTGCCCGCCGGGAGCAGCGCGTGA